The proteins below are encoded in one region of Aphelocoma coerulescens isolate FSJ_1873_10779 chromosome 4, UR_Acoe_1.0, whole genome shotgun sequence:
- the LOC138109550 gene encoding sel1-repeat-containing protein YbeT-like isoform X1: MSSSDFSLIYTLDARRVSDSRLFSCQLAAVITAGLLLLYIPLCYEDFHFHVAHVYARLGYPNAQHILGQRYLQGAGVEKNEDMAMHWFRQAAGQGHPHSSFNLAVGTLRNMTMALEEGKVEKLLSVAAAHGLQEAQQLLENILKRRNLP; encoded by the exons ATGAG TTCATCAGACTTTTCACTGATTTATACCTTGGATGCAAGAAGAGTTTCAGACTCAAGGTTATTCTCCTGTCAG TTGGCAGCTGTAATCActgctggcctcctcctgctctACATCCCGTTGTGCTATGAGGATTTCCATTTCCATGTGGCTCATGTGTATGCTCGTCTGGGGTACCCCAATGCCCAGCACATCCTGGGACAGAGGTATTTGCAAG GAGCTGGagtggaaaaaaatgaggaCATGGCCATGCACTGGTTCAG GCAAGCTGCGGGGCAGGGCCATCCCCACTCCTCCTTCAACCTGGCAGTGGGGACACTCAGAAACATGACCATGGCACTTGAAGAAGG GAAAGTGGAGAAACTGCTCAGTGTGGCAGCAGCCCATGGGCTCCAAGAAGCTCAGCAACTTTTGGAAAACATCCTCAAGAGAAGAAACCTTCCCTGA
- the LOC138109550 gene encoding sel1-repeat-containing protein YbeT-like isoform X2, whose translation MTIMWAVMGHKSPGAWRMRLLLLAAVITAGLLLLYIPLCYEDFHFHVAHVYARLGYPNAQHILGQRYLQGAGVEKNEDMAMHWFRQAAGQGHPHSSFNLAVGTLRNMTMALEEGKVEKLLSVAAAHGLQEAQQLLENILKRRNLP comes from the exons ATGACAATTATGTGGGCAGTGATGGGCCACAAGTCCCCAGGTGCCTGGAGAATGAGGCTCCTTCTG TTGGCAGCTGTAATCActgctggcctcctcctgctctACATCCCGTTGTGCTATGAGGATTTCCATTTCCATGTGGCTCATGTGTATGCTCGTCTGGGGTACCCCAATGCCCAGCACATCCTGGGACAGAGGTATTTGCAAG GAGCTGGagtggaaaaaaatgaggaCATGGCCATGCACTGGTTCAG GCAAGCTGCGGGGCAGGGCCATCCCCACTCCTCCTTCAACCTGGCAGTGGGGACACTCAGAAACATGACCATGGCACTTGAAGAAGG GAAAGTGGAGAAACTGCTCAGTGTGGCAGCAGCCCATGGGCTCCAAGAAGCTCAGCAACTTTTGGAAAACATCCTCAAGAGAAGAAACCTTCCCTGA